Proteins from a genomic interval of Undibacterium parvum:
- a CDS encoding glutaredoxin family protein, which translates to MKPHTLFNASCLLLSCLLAGNAHAELYKWVGADGKITYSDVPPPANAKQVERKNLSIDNISVPFPAELAAAVAQNPVTLYTSETCTPCNEGRALLKQQGIPFSEKTVSSNDDIAKLKQAGGDTQLPLLVIKNSKFRGFNSSEWRTALSSAGYPDTSKLPKEYRYPAAESAAPAPTPKTKNTPEKAPPESNRKSESDTGIRF; encoded by the coding sequence ATGAAACCACACACTTTATTCAACGCCAGTTGCCTGTTATTGAGCTGTCTGTTAGCGGGCAACGCCCACGCCGAACTTTACAAATGGGTAGGAGCGGATGGCAAAATTACTTACAGCGATGTACCGCCACCGGCCAATGCGAAACAAGTTGAGAGAAAAAACCTGAGCATAGATAATATTAGCGTTCCATTTCCAGCAGAATTGGCGGCAGCGGTTGCGCAAAACCCGGTCACGCTGTACACCTCAGAAACCTGCACACCCTGCAATGAGGGGCGCGCACTACTCAAACAACAAGGCATACCGTTTTCAGAAAAAACAGTTTCATCTAACGATGACATTGCCAAATTAAAGCAAGCCGGGGGCGACACACAATTGCCATTGCTGGTAATTAAAAACAGTAAATTTCGCGGATTTAATAGCTCAGAATGGCGCACCGCCTTGAGCAGTGCTGGCTACCCAGACACGAGTAAACTGCCTAAAGAATATCGCTATCCAGCGGCGGAATCGGCCGCACCAGCACCCACGCCGAAAACTAAGAACACTCCGGAGAAAGCGCCCCCAGAATCAAATCGCAAATCAGAATCCGACACTGGCATCCGCTTCTAA
- a CDS encoding DNA polymerase III subunit chi: MTRIDFHSNVADKISYTCRLIRKAHAANCKVVVFDDDQVRLSKLDEALWNFSESDFLPHVMSGDSLARQTAIILTADASADFPHHELLINLTQSIPQNFERFARLIEIISSEQQDTISGRERYRNYQQQGMTPSVAKST, encoded by the coding sequence ATGACTAGAATCGATTTTCACAGCAATGTAGCCGACAAAATTAGCTACACCTGCCGCCTCATCAGAAAAGCCCATGCCGCCAACTGTAAAGTGGTGGTATTTGACGACGATCAAGTGCGACTGAGCAAACTAGATGAGGCACTTTGGAACTTCTCAGAAAGCGATTTTTTGCCGCATGTGATGTCTGGCGACTCCCTGGCGCGCCAGACTGCGATCATATTAACTGCCGATGCTAGCGCAGACTTCCCGCATCATGAGTTACTCATCAATCTGACGCAAAGCATCCCACAAAATTTCGAACGCTTTGCGCGCCTGATAGAAATCATCTCCAGCGAGCAGCAAGACACTATTTCCGGGCGCGAGCGTTACCGCAACTATCAACAGCAAGGCATGACGCCAAGCGTCGCAAAATCAACATGA
- a CDS encoding D-amino acid dehydrogenase, with the protein MKILVLGAGIIGTSSAWFLNKSGHDVCVIERQPGVAQETSFANGGQIAVSHAEPWANPHAPFKLLKYLGKDDAPLLFRPRAELQQWLWGLSFLRECSRKRSDENIRQILALSEYSRLTLIALRSETRLSYDNLSKGILHFYTDQQEFDRSLHAAKLMRELGCPRNTITADEVVKKEPALSGIRHKIVGGDYTETDESGDAHKFTCGLAQQASAAGVDFQFNTSVTRLLTAGSGANAEITGVEVIDERGQHQVLRADAYVIAIASFAPQLLRPLGIKLLIYPGKGYSATYPIIAPDLAPTISLTDDGYKLVLSRLGQRLRVAGTCEINGYSRELNNARCAAITRRTRELFPDACDYENPSYWAGLRPLTPSNRPYIGKTKFQNLYLNVGHGSLGWTMGAGSGRAIAEIIGGRMPTVAFNFNGLTPVKGGNQIQVE; encoded by the coding sequence ATGAAGATCCTAGTCTTGGGCGCGGGCATCATAGGCACATCCTCCGCATGGTTTTTAAATAAATCCGGCCACGATGTTTGTGTGATCGAGCGACAACCAGGCGTCGCACAAGAAACCAGTTTTGCCAATGGCGGGCAAATTGCGGTATCGCACGCCGAGCCCTGGGCTAATCCTCATGCGCCTTTTAAACTCTTAAAATACCTGGGGAAAGACGACGCGCCCTTACTATTTCGGCCTCGCGCTGAGCTACAGCAATGGTTATGGGGCTTGAGTTTTTTACGAGAATGTAGCCGCAAACGTAGCGACGAGAATATTCGCCAGATCCTGGCGCTGTCGGAATACAGCCGACTAACTTTAATCGCGCTGCGCAGCGAAACCCGACTCAGTTACGACAATTTAAGCAAAGGAATTTTGCATTTCTACACCGACCAACAAGAGTTCGATCGCTCTTTGCATGCCGCAAAATTAATGCGCGAATTGGGCTGCCCTCGCAATACGATAACTGCTGATGAGGTGGTAAAAAAAGAACCGGCTTTATCTGGCATCCGACACAAGATAGTCGGTGGCGATTACACGGAAACAGACGAGTCTGGCGATGCGCACAAATTCACCTGTGGACTAGCGCAACAAGCCAGCGCGGCAGGGGTGGATTTTCAATTCAATACCAGCGTCACGCGCCTACTAACAGCAGGCAGTGGCGCTAACGCAGAAATTACAGGGGTAGAAGTTATCGATGAACGCGGTCAGCACCAGGTCTTACGTGCGGATGCCTACGTGATCGCCATCGCCAGCTTTGCGCCACAATTACTGCGCCCGCTAGGCATAAAATTATTGATTTATCCTGGCAAAGGATATTCGGCGACCTACCCTATCATCGCGCCAGATCTGGCTCCCACGATCTCTCTCACGGATGATGGCTATAAACTAGTGTTATCGCGCCTGGGCCAGCGCCTGCGCGTGGCTGGGACTTGCGAGATCAATGGCTATTCACGCGAACTCAATAACGCACGCTGCGCAGCAATTACTCGCCGCACTCGTGAGCTATTCCCTGATGCTTGCGATTACGAGAATCCTAGCTATTGGGCGGGACTAAGGCCATTAACGCCATCCAATCGTCCGTATATCGGAAAAACCAAGTTTCAAAATCTCTACCTCAATGTCGGCCACGGCAGCCTAGGCTGGACTATGGGCGCAGGTTCGGGACGCGCGATCGCAGAAATTATAGGTGGACGCATGCCTACAGTTGCTTTTAATTTTAATGGATTAACACCTGTCAAAGGTGGCAACCAAATTCAAGTCGAATAG
- the pgsA gene encoding CDP-diacylglycerol--glycerol-3-phosphate 3-phosphatidyltransferase gives MPFNFPILLTWLRVALIPLVMGVFYLPKSWLGSIDPGAASTAVFIIAAVTDWFDGFLARRWNQTSAFGAFLDPVADKLMVAGALLVLMEFRQVEYIAIIAFIIIGREITISALREWMAQIGASKSVAVSSIGKIKTTAQMVAIPMLLYDKVLFGVINTHLWGQFLLWIAAALTLWSMFYYLRKAWPLIKANAEQ, from the coding sequence ATGCCGTTTAATTTTCCCATTTTGCTTACTTGGTTGCGGGTTGCCTTGATTCCTTTGGTGATGGGAGTGTTCTACTTGCCCAAATCCTGGTTAGGCTCCATCGATCCAGGTGCCGCATCGACCGCTGTTTTTATCATCGCTGCGGTCACTGATTGGTTTGACGGCTTTTTGGCGCGTCGCTGGAATCAGACTTCCGCGTTTGGTGCCTTTCTTGACCCTGTCGCCGATAAATTAATGGTGGCCGGTGCCTTGCTGGTTTTAATGGAGTTCCGTCAAGTCGAATATATCGCGATCATTGCTTTTATTATTATTGGCCGTGAAATCACAATATCGGCCTTGCGTGAATGGATGGCGCAAATAGGCGCTTCAAAATCGGTGGCGGTAAGTTCTATCGGTAAAATTAAAACCACTGCGCAGATGGTTGCTATCCCTATGCTGTTATATGATAAGGTCTTGTTCGGCGTGATAAACACGCACTTGTGGGGGCAGTTTTTGTTGTGGATAGCGGCGGCGCTGACTTTATGGTCTATGTTTTATTATCTGCGCAAAGCCTGGCCTTTGATTAAAGCAAATGCAGAGCAGTAG
- the uvrC gene encoding excinuclease ABC subunit UvrC, translating into MSDARVDLNADTQNDEARLQLLETVAKLPNLPGVYRYFDAQDHVLYVGKARDLKKRVSSYFQKTLSSPRIAMMVGKISRLETTVTRSEAEALILENTLIKTLRPRYNILFRDDKSYPYLKITNEQSPRMTYYRGAIDKKHQYFGPFPSAWAVKESMQLLQKIFLLRSCEDSVFANRTRPCLLHQIQRCSAPCVDFITHEDYLVDVDNAAKFLRGRQSEVMQNLESKMLGFAEQLKFEQAALVRNQMSALSKILHQQSMETTGDSDIDVIAVIVEGGRACVNLAMVRGGRHLGDRAYFPSQVAEVEAMSDESIDVAVLTAFLAQHYADQFIPSQLILNIEFDAPDLMLALMAQCGHKIHCSFQPQEQRRAWLEMAVKGAQLSLARMLSEQGSQQSRTRSLCLALELEVDDIDQLRIECFDISHTQGEATQASCVVFHHHAMQNSEYRRFNIKDITPGDDYAAMRQVIHRRYEKMSVTRPLDAGGDADMASIPVMPDVVLIDGGKGQVEVARQVFEELGLDVSLIVGVCKGEGRRVGLETLVFVDGRAAKELGKESAALMLIAQIRDEAHRFAITGMRAKRAKARQTSQLEEIEGVGPKRRQRLLVRFGGLKGVADASIEDLIAVEGISRVLAEEIYKRLR; encoded by the coding sequence ATGTCTGACGCTAGAGTTGATTTAAACGCTGATACACAAAACGACGAGGCGCGGTTACAGTTGCTCGAGACGGTCGCAAAATTACCCAACTTACCCGGTGTTTATCGATATTTCGACGCGCAGGATCATGTCTTATACGTGGGTAAAGCGCGGGATTTAAAAAAACGTGTTTCCAGCTACTTTCAAAAAACTTTGAGCAGTCCCCGTATCGCGATGATGGTTGGTAAAATTTCGCGCTTGGAGACCACGGTCACGCGTAGCGAAGCAGAAGCCCTGATTTTAGAGAATACTTTAATCAAAACTTTACGACCTCGCTACAATATTCTATTCCGTGATGATAAGTCCTATCCCTACCTAAAAATCACCAACGAGCAATCGCCACGAATGACGTATTATCGTGGGGCAATCGATAAGAAACATCAATACTTTGGCCCTTTTCCTTCAGCCTGGGCGGTCAAAGAATCCATGCAGCTTTTGCAGAAAATTTTCCTTTTGCGTAGTTGTGAAGATAGTGTGTTTGCGAATCGTACTCGCCCTTGTTTACTCCATCAAATTCAAAGATGCAGCGCGCCCTGTGTCGATTTTATTACGCATGAAGACTATCTGGTCGATGTCGACAACGCTGCCAAATTTTTGCGCGGGCGGCAGTCAGAAGTAATGCAGAATTTAGAATCCAAAATGCTCGGTTTTGCGGAGCAACTTAAGTTCGAACAAGCAGCTTTAGTACGCAATCAAATGTCGGCACTCTCCAAAATATTGCATCAGCAAAGCATGGAAACCACCGGCGATAGTGATATTGATGTGATTGCCGTGATCGTCGAGGGGGGGCGCGCTTGCGTGAATCTTGCTATGGTTCGCGGTGGTCGACATTTGGGGGATCGGGCTTATTTTCCTAGTCAGGTGGCTGAGGTAGAGGCAATGAGCGATGAGTCTATCGACGTGGCGGTATTAACTGCTTTTTTAGCGCAACATTATGCGGATCAGTTCATCCCTTCCCAATTGATCTTGAATATAGAATTCGATGCACCGGATTTGATGCTCGCTTTGATGGCGCAATGCGGACATAAAATTCATTGTTCGTTTCAGCCGCAGGAGCAGCGCCGTGCTTGGTTGGAGATGGCCGTTAAGGGGGCTCAACTGTCATTGGCACGGATGTTGTCTGAGCAAGGCTCGCAACAATCGAGAACGCGTTCTTTATGCCTCGCTTTGGAATTGGAAGTCGACGACATTGATCAACTGCGCATAGAGTGTTTTGATATTAGTCACACCCAGGGTGAGGCGACTCAAGCCTCCTGTGTGGTGTTTCATCATCATGCCATGCAAAATTCCGAGTATCGACGATTCAATATTAAGGATATTACGCCTGGCGATGACTATGCGGCGATGCGCCAGGTCATCCATAGACGATATGAAAAAATGAGCGTGACAAGACCGCTTGATGCGGGCGGGGATGCCGACATGGCGTCGATACCCGTGATGCCAGATGTAGTTTTAATCGATGGTGGTAAAGGACAGGTTGAGGTAGCGCGTCAGGTGTTTGAGGAACTCGGTCTCGACGTCAGTTTAATTGTCGGTGTATGTAAAGGGGAGGGGCGCAGAGTTGGTTTGGAGACCTTGGTGTTTGTTGATGGCCGCGCTGCTAAAGAGTTGGGCAAAGAGTCCGCAGCCTTAATGTTGATTGCGCAAATCAGGGATGAGGCCCATCGCTTCGCGATTACTGGTATGCGTGCCAAGCGGGCCAAGGCCAGGCAGACTTCTCAGCTCGAAGAGATCGAGGGCGTGGGCCCTAAGCGCAGGCAGCGCTTATTGGTTCGCTTTGGTGGTTTAAAAGGTGTGGCGGATGCTAGTATCGAGGACTTAATCGCGGTGGAAGGCATCTCGCGTGTGCTTGCAGAAGAAATATATAAGCGCTTGCGATAA
- the acpS gene encoding holo-ACP synthase produces MIFGVGTDIVQISRIDAALLRSGERFAEKILGSDEILIYRARKAKSSVLGLRFLASRFAAKEAFSKALGLGMRAPMSWQAVQVLNEADGRPSAKLSSQLGDWMGERKLSAQLSLSDEVEYALAFVVIDRLNSD; encoded by the coding sequence ATGATCTTTGGCGTTGGTACTGATATCGTTCAGATTTCCCGCATAGATGCCGCCTTGTTGCGTAGTGGTGAACGATTTGCTGAGAAGATACTCGGCTCCGATGAAATTCTTATTTATCGTGCACGTAAGGCAAAGTCTAGCGTTCTCGGGCTGAGATTTTTGGCCAGCCGCTTTGCAGCAAAAGAGGCTTTTTCTAAAGCTTTAGGATTGGGGATGCGTGCGCCTATGAGTTGGCAGGCGGTTCAAGTTTTGAATGAGGCTGACGGTCGTCCGAGTGCCAAACTTAGCAGTCAACTAGGCGATTGGATGGGCGAACGCAAGCTGAGTGCGCAATTGTCCTTGTCGGATGAGGTCGAGTATGCGCTGGCATTCGTTGTTATTGATCGTTTGAATTCGGATTGA
- the pdxJ gene encoding pyridoxine 5'-phosphate synthase, with amino-acid sequence MNIHNQTQLIDLGINIDHVATLRNARGTAYPDPLQAARIAEEAGADCITLHMREDRRHIKDEDVRRLRPLILTRMNLEAAVTAEMIDFACSIKPQDVCLVPERRDEVTTEGGLDVVKYFSRVESAVRQLQAEGIRVSLFIDADEQQMQASKEVGATVVEIHTGRYADALDPMAQAKELERVHSGVLEAVKRGLKVNAGHGLHYTNVQAIAAIPAISELNIGHAIVAHALFVGWSKAVSDMKAIMVQARLSAK; translated from the coding sequence ATGAATATTCACAACCAAACACAATTAATTGATCTCGGCATCAATATTGATCATGTCGCCACTTTGCGCAATGCGCGTGGGACGGCTTACCCCGATCCTTTGCAAGCAGCGCGCATCGCCGAGGAGGCTGGCGCTGATTGCATTACTTTGCACATGCGTGAGGACCGCCGTCATATTAAAGATGAGGATGTGAGACGCCTTCGTCCTCTAATACTGACTAGGATGAATCTAGAGGCGGCAGTGACCGCTGAAATGATAGATTTCGCTTGCAGTATTAAGCCACAAGATGTTTGCCTGGTTCCCGAGCGTCGCGATGAGGTGACTACTGAAGGCGGGCTTGATGTTGTTAAGTATTTTTCGAGAGTGGAATCTGCGGTCAGGCAGTTGCAGGCAGAGGGGATACGCGTGAGTCTGTTCATTGATGCCGACGAACAGCAGATGCAGGCATCCAAAGAAGTTGGTGCGACGGTTGTCGAAATTCATACCGGCCGATATGCCGATGCACTTGACCCAATGGCGCAAGCGAAAGAGTTGGAGCGAGTACATTCAGGTGTACTTGAAGCAGTCAAAAGAGGTTTAAAAGTGAATGCCGGACATGGTCTGCATTATACGAATGTACAGGCAATCGCGGCTATTCCCGCAATATCCGAGTTAAATATTGGCCATGCGATTGTTGCGCACGCACTTTTTGTCGGCTGGAGTAAGGCTGTTAGCGACATGAAGGCTATCATGGTGCAGGCAAGGTTAAGTGCCAAATGA